The following proteins are encoded in a genomic region of Nocardioides renjunii:
- a CDS encoding site-specific DNA-methyltransferase, producing the protein MEKLRMTSPDMTAANVDKIAQLFPTVVTESLNGHGAPVRSVDFDLLRQELSDHVVEGPQERYQLDWPGKRAAGLAANAPIAKTLRPVREGSVKFDTTQNLFIEGDNLDALKLLQESYLGKVKLIYIDPPYNTGNDFIYDDDFAESIADYERRAGERDAEGRRMVANTEANGRFHSDWLSMMYPRLKLARNLLRTDGVIFISIDDHEVDNLRKLCDEVFGAQNFVAQIIWQKVFAPKNSARWFSEDHDYILVYSRDAQSWTPNLLPQTEEMLARYRNPDNDPRGPWTSSDMAARNRYDAGLYPVTTPSGRAIEGPPRGSYWRISEAKFREYDADKRIWWGVDGSNVPRLKRFLSEVRAGKTPQTLWTYQEVGHTQHAKKTLLKYIPFEHTENVLNSVKPVELLQRILQLATAPESDDIVLDFFSGSGTTAHAVLKQNAEDGGRRRFIGVQVHEPLRIPEPGFDSILGMSLTRIKNVAEELINQPSLSGTPDTGFRLLRVDTTNMADVLRTPDQTDQEALAGLDDSVKPGRSNEDLLFQVLLDWGLELTMPISLERLHSQEVFTVEDGALVACFDSYVSPDVVRTMAKRQPLRTVFRDSGFDSDAERINAEQIFRELSPSTDVKAI; encoded by the coding sequence GTGGAGAAGCTCCGCATGACGTCCCCCGATATGACCGCGGCCAATGTCGACAAGATCGCCCAGCTGTTCCCCACTGTGGTTACCGAGTCCCTGAACGGGCACGGCGCCCCCGTTCGCTCCGTCGACTTCGACTTGCTGCGCCAAGAGCTCTCCGACCACGTTGTTGAGGGTCCGCAAGAGCGTTACCAATTGGACTGGCCCGGCAAGCGAGCGGCGGGCCTCGCAGCCAACGCCCCCATCGCCAAGACCCTCCGCCCGGTGCGGGAAGGCTCTGTCAAATTCGACACCACCCAAAACCTGTTCATCGAGGGCGACAACCTCGACGCCTTGAAACTGCTGCAGGAGTCTTACCTCGGCAAGGTCAAGCTGATCTACATCGACCCGCCCTACAACACTGGCAACGACTTCATCTACGACGACGACTTCGCCGAGTCGATCGCCGACTATGAACGACGTGCTGGCGAGCGCGACGCCGAGGGCCGACGCATGGTTGCCAACACCGAGGCCAACGGGCGCTTCCACTCAGACTGGCTCTCGATGATGTACCCCCGCCTCAAGCTCGCGCGCAACCTGCTGCGCACCGACGGCGTGATCTTCATATCTATCGACGACCACGAAGTCGACAACCTCCGCAAACTTTGCGATGAGGTCTTCGGAGCCCAGAACTTCGTTGCACAGATCATCTGGCAGAAGGTCTTTGCGCCAAAGAACTCCGCGCGGTGGTTCTCCGAAGACCATGACTACATCCTGGTGTACTCCCGCGACGCACAGTCCTGGACGCCCAACCTCCTCCCGCAGACCGAGGAGATGCTTGCCCGGTATAGGAACCCCGACAATGACCCGCGCGGACCTTGGACTTCATCAGACATGGCCGCTCGCAACCGCTACGACGCGGGCCTCTATCCAGTCACGACGCCATCCGGGCGCGCAATCGAAGGTCCCCCACGCGGAAGCTACTGGCGCATCTCAGAAGCGAAGTTCAGGGAGTACGACGCGGACAAGCGCATTTGGTGGGGCGTAGATGGTTCGAACGTCCCTCGACTGAAGCGATTCCTCTCCGAGGTGCGGGCAGGCAAGACACCGCAGACCCTGTGGACCTACCAAGAGGTCGGACACACCCAGCACGCGAAGAAGACTCTGCTCAAGTACATCCCTTTCGAGCACACCGAGAACGTGCTCAACTCGGTCAAGCCAGTAGAACTGCTGCAGCGGATCCTGCAACTGGCCACTGCGCCGGAATCCGACGACATCGTGCTCGACTTTTTCTCGGGCTCCGGCACGACGGCCCACGCTGTGCTGAAGCAGAACGCAGAGGATGGCGGCCGCCGCCGATTCATCGGTGTCCAGGTCCACGAACCTCTGCGTATCCCAGAGCCCGGGTTCGACTCGATCCTTGGCATGAGCCTGACCCGGATCAAGAACGTTGCCGAGGAGCTGATTAATCAGCCCAGCCTCAGTGGCACGCCCGATACCGGCTTTCGGCTACTGCGAGTCGACACCACCAACATGGCGGACGTCCTGCGCACCCCTGACCAGACGGATCAGGAGGCCCTCGCCGGGCTAGACGACAGCGTCAAACCCGGGCGGAGCAACGAGGACCTGCTCTTCCAAGTCCTACTCGATTGGGGACTTGAGTTGACGATGCCGATCTCCCTAGAGAGGCTCCATAGCCAAGAGGTGTTTACGGTCGAGGATGGCGCGCTAGTTGCCTGCTTCGACTCCTACGTCAGCCCTGACGTAGTGCGCACGATGGCCAAGCGTCAGCCGCTCCGGACTGTATTCAGGGACTCAGGCTTCGACTCGGATGCCGAGCGGATCAACGCCGAGCAGATCTTCCGGGAGCTCTCCCCCTCGACCGACGTGAAGGCGATCTGA
- a CDS encoding type III restriction-modification system endonuclease, with the protein MKFQFKVQQYQTKAVDAVVDVFAGQPKADGISYRIDPGRTPKSAKADEGLFADSGFRNAEIALSKPQLLANVQEGQRTRNLPISKELKDSKAAPGAPNLDVEMETGTGKTYVYIKTIMELHKRYGWSKFIIVVPSVAIREGVKKSFDITAEHFQQTYGTKPRSFIYNSSRLHEIEQFSSDAGVQVMIINIQAFNAAGKDNRRIYDVLDDFQSRRPIDVISANRPIVIIDEPQKIGAAKSLEALSRFKALFVLRYSATHKVEHVKVHRLDALDAYNQKLVKKIAVRGITVKGLNGLSAYLYLDAIEVKKGQLPSARVEMEVATANGQIKRQPKRVIKGSRLHDLANGIEAYKDIVVTDVSAIDDTITLSNGDVVVAGQLADRDVTEETKRRIQIREVIRAHIDKERDLFSQGIKVLSLCFIDEVAKYRDYEREDALGDYARVFEEEYAQIVQDVLDELELDEPTGAYQEYLRRDRVSAVHEGYFSVDKKTKRQVDPTVARRGEDAGQSTDVDAYDLILRDKERLLSFEEPVRFLFSHSALREGWDNPNVFVMGMLKKSDNTISRRQEIGRGLRLAVDQHGERMDNPITVHEINKLTVVTDESYTDFVDGLQKEIAESLAARPRKASVKYFVGKTYRTEDGESVVEDVLAQALYKYLIKNDYLNDDDTVSDGYKTAKEEGTLAEPTSDVLRPVIDFVWPLVDALYIDFPLPTNDRKPKKIPLNEANFAREEFKALWSRINQKAVYQVEFDSTELIAKCVQALDKHLNVAAMQYVIQAGSQRDTLGVDDLANRAGFDLGRTATHTETVSAGSQVKYDLLGEITEKTQLTRRTAAAMLSKVAPETFAKFRLNPEQFISEAARLINEQKATVIVEHLAYDALEDRFDAAIFTQSQTAQDFSKAGEKLTKHIYDYVVTDSKIERAFVTELDTSAEVAVYAKLPRGFFIPTPVGDYNPDWAVAFTEGSVKHVYFVAETKGSLSTLQLKGVEEAKIDCARKFFAALSEKQDQSVKYDVVTDYTELMQLVVG; encoded by the coding sequence ATGAAGTTTCAGTTCAAGGTCCAGCAGTACCAGACCAAGGCCGTCGACGCCGTTGTCGACGTGTTCGCCGGTCAACCAAAGGCAGACGGCATTTCCTACCGGATCGATCCAGGTCGCACCCCGAAGTCGGCCAAGGCTGATGAAGGGCTCTTCGCGGATTCCGGCTTTCGGAACGCTGAGATCGCGCTGAGCAAGCCGCAATTGCTCGCGAACGTCCAAGAGGGGCAGCGCACACGCAACCTGCCGATCTCCAAGGAGCTCAAGGACAGCAAAGCTGCACCGGGTGCGCCCAACCTGGACGTCGAGATGGAGACGGGTACGGGCAAGACCTACGTCTACATCAAGACGATCATGGAACTGCACAAGCGCTACGGCTGGTCGAAGTTCATCATTGTCGTGCCCTCTGTCGCGATCCGCGAGGGTGTCAAGAAGTCGTTCGACATCACTGCCGAGCACTTTCAGCAGACGTACGGCACTAAGCCGCGCTCCTTCATTTACAACTCCTCCCGGCTGCACGAGATCGAGCAGTTCAGTTCTGACGCTGGCGTGCAGGTAATGATCATCAACATCCAGGCGTTCAACGCGGCAGGCAAGGACAACCGTCGCATCTACGACGTCCTGGACGACTTCCAGTCGAGGCGGCCCATCGACGTCATCAGCGCCAACCGGCCCATCGTGATCATCGACGAGCCGCAGAAGATCGGAGCCGCGAAGTCGCTGGAGGCACTCTCGCGGTTCAAGGCACTTTTCGTACTGCGCTACTCAGCCACCCATAAGGTCGAGCACGTCAAGGTCCACCGACTGGACGCGCTGGACGCGTACAACCAAAAGCTCGTCAAGAAGATTGCCGTGCGAGGCATCACAGTGAAAGGCCTCAACGGTCTTTCCGCGTACCTCTACCTGGATGCAATCGAGGTCAAGAAGGGCCAACTTCCCAGTGCCCGCGTAGAGATGGAGGTCGCCACCGCTAACGGGCAGATCAAACGACAGCCCAAGCGAGTCATCAAGGGCAGCCGACTGCATGACCTCGCCAACGGCATCGAGGCCTACAAGGACATCGTCGTCACCGACGTCAGCGCCATCGACGACACCATCACCTTGAGTAATGGCGATGTGGTCGTGGCTGGCCAGCTCGCCGACCGAGACGTCACTGAAGAGACCAAGCGTCGCATCCAGATCCGTGAGGTGATCCGCGCGCACATCGATAAGGAGCGCGACCTCTTCAGCCAGGGCATCAAGGTGCTGTCGCTGTGCTTTATTGACGAGGTCGCGAAGTACCGCGACTACGAACGCGAGGACGCCCTGGGGGACTATGCCCGTGTCTTCGAGGAGGAGTACGCGCAAATCGTCCAGGACGTCCTCGACGAGCTGGAACTGGACGAGCCCACGGGGGCGTATCAGGAGTATTTGCGCCGCGACCGGGTCAGTGCAGTTCATGAGGGCTACTTCTCAGTCGATAAAAAGACCAAGCGGCAGGTGGATCCAACTGTGGCTAGGCGGGGGGAAGACGCGGGGCAGTCGACGGATGTGGATGCATACGACCTGATCCTCAGGGACAAGGAACGCCTCCTCTCCTTCGAGGAGCCGGTGCGTTTCCTGTTCTCCCACTCAGCGCTGCGGGAGGGCTGGGACAATCCCAACGTATTCGTCATGGGCATGCTGAAGAAGAGCGACAACACGATCTCGCGGCGCCAGGAGATTGGACGTGGTCTTCGGCTCGCGGTCGATCAGCACGGCGAACGCATGGACAACCCCATCACCGTTCACGAGATCAACAAGCTGACCGTCGTGACCGATGAGTCGTACACCGACTTCGTCGACGGCCTTCAGAAGGAGATCGCCGAGTCGTTGGCTGCCCGTCCTCGCAAGGCGAGCGTGAAGTACTTCGTGGGCAAGACTTACCGGACCGAGGACGGCGAGAGCGTCGTCGAAGACGTCCTTGCTCAGGCCCTTTACAAGTACTTGATCAAGAACGACTACCTGAACGATGACGACACCGTCTCCGACGGCTACAAGACCGCGAAGGAGGAAGGCACGCTAGCTGAGCCGACCTCTGACGTACTCAGGCCTGTGATCGACTTCGTCTGGCCGCTGGTTGACGCGCTCTACATCGACTTCCCGCTCCCGACCAACGACCGCAAGCCCAAGAAGATCCCCCTTAACGAGGCCAACTTCGCAAGGGAGGAGTTCAAGGCGCTTTGGAGCCGCATAAATCAAAAGGCCGTCTACCAGGTCGAGTTCGACTCCACCGAGCTGATCGCCAAGTGCGTACAGGCACTCGACAAGCACCTCAACGTCGCGGCGATGCAGTACGTGATCCAGGCAGGTTCGCAGCGAGACACCCTTGGGGTGGACGACCTTGCCAATCGCGCTGGCTTTGACCTCGGCCGCACGGCAACACACACCGAGACCGTCTCTGCTGGCTCCCAGGTGAAGTACGACTTGCTCGGTGAGATCACCGAGAAGACCCAACTAACCAGGCGCACGGCCGCAGCGATGCTAAGCAAGGTGGCGCCGGAGACCTTCGCCAAGTTCCGCCTCAACCCTGAACAGTTCATCTCCGAGGCAGCGCGGCTGATCAACGAGCAGAAAGCGACTGTGATTGTCGAGCACCTGGCGTACGACGCACTCGAGGACCGGTTCGACGCCGCGATCTTCACGCAAAGCCAGACCGCGCAGGACTTCTCCAAAGCGGGGGAGAAACTCACCAAGCACATCTACGACTACGTGGTGACTGACTCCAAGATCGAGCGCGCCTTCGTCACGGAGTTGGACACCAGCGCGGAGGTGGCGGTCTACGCGAAGCTGCCTCGCGGGTTCTTCATCCCGACCCCGGTCGGCGACTACAACCCCGACTGGGCAGTCGCCTTCACTGAGGGAAGCGTCAAGCACGTCTACTTCGTTGCCGAGACGAAAGGATCCCTGTCAACCCTCCAGCTCAAGGGCGTCGAGGAGGCGAAGATCGATTGCGCGCGCAAGTTCTTCGCCGCTCTTAGCGAGAAGCAGGATCAGAGCGTCAAGTACGACGTCGTCACCGACTACACCGAGCTGATGCAGTTGGTGGTGGGCTAG
- a CDS encoding helix-turn-helix domain-containing protein, translated as MTERPPIPVYLSLDEAAEAMSVSVKTIRRWIAAGTLPAYRCGKRAIRIKLEDLEATPRQIPSARW; from the coding sequence ATGACTGAGCGACCTCCCATCCCGGTCTACCTCAGCCTCGACGAGGCCGCCGAGGCCATGTCGGTCTCGGTCAAGACCATCCGCCGCTGGATCGCAGCCGGCACCCTCCCCGCCTACCGCTGCGGCAAACGGGCCATCCGGATCAAGCTCGAGGACCTGGAGGCGACTCCGCGGCAGATCCCGTCAGCGCGGTGGTGA
- the mobF gene encoding MobF family relaxase produces MKFYRGSAAAARAYVEADHSRADDYYLAEGTGLAEHYIAGRGAVRRVGDLDGAAYERWVAGYDVLTGAAKGRLRDDARGLRFVEVVVNGPKSWSLAAALHPDIAAAYDAAIDRAAGEVIGWVAEHATTRVGPRGRQVQVPVEMVEAAVVRHYTSRAGDPHRHLHVQINARVFAAGAWRGLHSVGVLDSIEALNGIGHAAVMCDRQFRAALAARGYTLDDDGEIRQLAPYAGGFSQRAAQINRNVDRYEADWRAEYPGQEPGPRLRRTWDRRAWADARPDKVVPHSGADLVAAWNNELRDLGFTSPSIPATEPGVQIGRLNRDVAADLVLSRLGAKRSAWNAADIRGEAERLVASVGVVADRAIRHELVKDIAERARTQCVPLLDRDDVPEHVRSLTSDRVLTVEADLVDSITRRAAQPVSGAVRLRGIEHLDRAQRRVVAALAGDAGLLVIEGAAGTGKTTTLAAARDVLDDADRRLVVVTPTLKAAQAARQQVGADAFSAAWLIHQHGYRWDGDGHWSKTDAAPEARARLLPGDVLLVDEAGMLDQDTARALFAIADRAHAVVALLGDRHQLPAVGRGGVLDLAARWVPPTGHLELESVHRFSDPAYADLSLLMRTGERPGEVFDALLERGQFVLHASEVERTAALAAIGANHAHTGANDGDLLVIADTRDQVAALNAAISDCRHGAGAPLGEQQREQAGEPSGERAGEPITRRGERIGLGDRVATRRNDRDLAVANRDTWTVAGIGQDGSLLVTGRAGQRALPAKYFREHVELAFATTAYGAQGETVDSAHLALGETTGAASAYVAMTRGRHHNVAHLVADTVGDARSQWVEVFSRDRADLGPSHAAHRAANDIDRHGPSAPPAPIGLQAAALRDRQQRRPEPIPTSPPTSHGIGR; encoded by the coding sequence GTGAAGTTCTATCGGGGCTCTGCGGCCGCCGCGCGCGCCTACGTCGAGGCCGACCACTCGCGCGCCGATGACTACTACTTGGCCGAGGGAACGGGTCTGGCCGAGCACTACATCGCCGGCCGTGGCGCGGTGCGGCGGGTCGGTGATCTCGACGGCGCGGCATACGAGCGCTGGGTCGCCGGGTACGACGTGCTGACCGGCGCGGCCAAGGGTCGGCTGCGTGACGACGCACGCGGGCTGCGGTTCGTCGAGGTCGTCGTCAATGGGCCGAAGTCGTGGTCGCTGGCCGCGGCGCTGCACCCCGACATCGCGGCGGCGTACGACGCGGCGATCGATCGAGCGGCTGGTGAGGTGATCGGGTGGGTGGCCGAGCATGCCACCACCCGGGTCGGGCCACGTGGCCGGCAGGTGCAGGTGCCGGTGGAGATGGTCGAGGCGGCCGTCGTGCGCCACTACACCTCGCGCGCCGGCGACCCGCACCGCCACCTGCACGTGCAGATCAACGCACGCGTTTTCGCGGCCGGGGCGTGGCGTGGACTGCACTCGGTCGGTGTCCTGGACAGCATCGAGGCGCTCAACGGGATCGGGCATGCGGCCGTGATGTGCGACCGGCAGTTCCGGGCGGCGCTTGCCGCGCGCGGCTACACGCTCGACGACGACGGCGAGATCCGTCAGCTCGCGCCGTACGCCGGTGGGTTCAGCCAGCGCGCCGCCCAGATCAACCGCAACGTCGACCGGTACGAGGCCGACTGGCGAGCAGAGTATCCCGGCCAGGAGCCGGGGCCGCGCCTGCGGCGTACCTGGGACCGCCGTGCCTGGGCCGACGCACGACCGGACAAGGTCGTGCCGCACAGCGGCGCCGACCTCGTCGCCGCGTGGAACAACGAGCTGCGCGACCTCGGGTTCACCTCACCATCCATCCCGGCGACCGAGCCGGGTGTCCAGATCGGTCGGCTCAACCGCGACGTCGCCGCGGACCTCGTGCTCAGCCGGCTCGGCGCCAAGCGGTCGGCGTGGAACGCCGCCGACATCCGTGGCGAGGCCGAACGGCTGGTCGCCTCCGTCGGGGTGGTCGCCGACCGAGCGATCCGGCACGAGCTGGTCAAAGACATCGCCGAGCGTGCCCGAACACAGTGCGTGCCGCTGCTGGACCGCGACGACGTCCCCGAGCACGTCCGGAGCCTGACGTCCGATCGAGTCCTCACCGTCGAAGCCGATCTGGTCGACAGCATTACTCGACGCGCCGCTCAGCCGGTGAGCGGCGCTGTCCGGCTCCGCGGCATCGAGCATCTGGACCGGGCCCAACGGCGCGTCGTCGCTGCGCTGGCCGGGGACGCCGGTCTGCTGGTGATTGAAGGCGCGGCCGGCACCGGGAAGACCACGACGCTGGCCGCCGCACGCGACGTACTCGACGACGCGGACCGGCGGCTCGTGGTCGTCACCCCAACCCTCAAGGCCGCCCAGGCAGCACGGCAGCAGGTCGGTGCCGACGCCTTCTCCGCCGCCTGGCTCATCCACCAACACGGCTACCGCTGGGATGGCGATGGCCACTGGTCGAAGACCGACGCCGCACCCGAGGCCCGCGCACGTCTGCTCCCAGGCGACGTCCTGCTCGTAGACGAGGCCGGCATGCTGGACCAGGACACCGCCCGCGCACTGTTCGCGATCGCCGATCGAGCACACGCAGTCGTCGCGCTCCTCGGCGACCGCCACCAGCTGCCGGCAGTCGGTCGCGGCGGCGTCCTCGACCTCGCCGCCCGCTGGGTGCCACCCACAGGCCACCTAGAGCTCGAGTCCGTGCACCGGTTCAGCGATCCCGCGTACGCCGACCTCAGCCTGCTCATGCGCACTGGCGAGCGGCCCGGTGAGGTCTTCGACGCCCTCCTCGAGCGCGGGCAGTTCGTCCTCCATGCCAGCGAGGTTGAACGCACAGCAGCACTCGCCGCGATCGGCGCCAACCATGCTCACACGGGTGCCAATGATGGTGACCTGCTGGTCATCGCCGACACCCGCGACCAGGTCGCTGCACTCAACGCCGCCATCAGCGACTGCCGCCACGGCGCCGGCGCGCCGCTCGGTGAGCAGCAACGTGAACAGGCTGGCGAGCCCTCTGGTGAGCGGGCTGGTGAGCCCATCACGCGCCGTGGTGAGCGGATCGGTCTCGGCGACCGGGTCGCCACCCGACGCAACGACCGCGACCTCGCGGTCGCCAACCGGGACACCTGGACCGTGGCCGGGATCGGTCAGGACGGCAGCCTGCTCGTCACGGGCCGCGCCGGCCAACGCGCGCTGCCCGCCAAGTACTTCCGCGAGCACGTCGAGCTCGCCTTCGCCACCACCGCCTACGGAGCCCAAGGCGAGACGGTCGACTCCGCTCACCTTGCGCTCGGCGAAACCACCGGCGCCGCCTCCGCGTACGTCGCCATGACGCGAGGGCGCCACCACAACGTCGCCCATCTCGTCGCCGACACGGTCGGCGACGCTCGCAGTCAATGGGTCGAGGTCTTCAGCCGCGACCGCGCCGACCTCGGGCCCAGCCACGCCGCGCACAGGGCCGCGAACGACATCGACAGGCACGGACCCAGTGCGCCGCCAGCGCCCATCGGACTGCAGGCCGCGGCGCTGCGCGATCGCCAACAGCGGCGGCCGGAGCCGATCCCGACCTCCCCGCCCACTTCCCACGGGATCGGTCGCTGA
- a CDS encoding site-specific DNA-methyltransferase, with the protein MERLDLTSHDTLEENLVYLADRFPHVITESLAADGTLVRSVDWDALRQEFSERVVEGPAERYQLTWPGKRDALLAANAATARTLRPLRQESVDFDATQNLFVEGDNLEVLKLLQEPLLGKVKMIYIDPPYNTGSDFVYADDFADSRRAYLQRSGQVDEAGTHLVSTSETGGRFHSAWLSMMYPRLKVARSLMAEDGVGFVSIDGNEVAQLKLLLTEIFGAGNVVATIAWVSNLKGRQISDGGPAGTHEYILCFARNAEAIGQFRGSGAGFRKLMPDVYKGAGYALKHDAKGPYVTKNELYNTNSKFNERTAPTMIFRIHYNPDTADVKVSDIDDPTTFEGFMTAMPHTNARPGLNWHAWRWSRAKILAEPEDLEFDTSGGKLRIRTKIRDVDGMTMKDVIIGPSTVTGQADLEALGLGRLFDTPKPVSLLETLVSVATEPDDIVLDFFAGSAAAAEAVMRRNADDGGNRRFVMVQLDEPCAPGSPAADEGYTTIAAIGRERVRRAGVALVKSGFAGDTGFRALRLDSSSRSDVELTPDETTQDVLLTFEATVKPDRTEEDLLFDALLDLGLDPGLPIEQQQAANGAVIYNVDDGALLACFSSELGSELLTTIGKAEPLRAIVRDSAFASDSERINAEQLLKQLSPSTTLATV; encoded by the coding sequence ATGGAGCGACTGGATCTCACCTCGCACGACACGCTCGAGGAGAACCTCGTCTACCTGGCCGATCGTTTTCCACATGTGATCACCGAGTCCTTGGCGGCTGACGGCACGCTCGTCAGGTCCGTCGATTGGGATGCCCTCCGTCAAGAGTTCAGCGAACGGGTCGTTGAGGGTCCCGCCGAGCGATACCAGCTCACGTGGCCGGGCAAGCGTGACGCATTGCTGGCGGCAAACGCTGCAACAGCCCGGACGTTGCGGCCTCTGCGACAGGAGTCGGTGGACTTCGACGCGACACAGAACCTCTTTGTCGAGGGCGACAACCTTGAGGTCCTCAAGCTTCTCCAGGAACCGCTGCTCGGCAAGGTCAAGATGATCTACATCGACCCGCCGTACAACACGGGAAGCGACTTCGTATACGCCGATGACTTCGCCGACTCACGACGGGCCTACTTGCAGCGTTCCGGGCAGGTCGACGAGGCGGGCACTCACTTGGTGTCGACCTCGGAGACCGGCGGTAGATTCCATTCGGCGTGGTTGAGCATGATGTACCCGCGGCTGAAGGTCGCGCGCTCGCTCATGGCCGAGGATGGCGTCGGGTTCGTCAGCATCGACGGTAACGAGGTCGCGCAGCTCAAACTGTTACTCACCGAGATCTTCGGGGCCGGCAACGTCGTCGCAACGATTGCCTGGGTGAGCAACCTCAAGGGACGTCAGATCTCCGACGGCGGTCCTGCGGGCACCCACGAGTACATCCTCTGCTTTGCCCGTAATGCCGAGGCCATCGGGCAGTTCCGGGGCTCCGGGGCCGGGTTCCGCAAACTCATGCCGGATGTCTACAAGGGTGCCGGCTATGCGCTCAAGCACGACGCCAAGGGACCGTACGTAACAAAGAACGAGCTCTACAACACCAACTCGAAGTTCAACGAGCGCACCGCCCCGACGATGATCTTCCGGATCCACTACAACCCAGACACCGCAGACGTGAAGGTCAGCGACATCGACGATCCCACGACGTTCGAAGGCTTCATGACTGCAATGCCTCACACCAACGCAAGACCGGGGCTGAACTGGCACGCGTGGCGCTGGAGTCGCGCCAAGATTCTGGCCGAGCCCGAGGACCTCGAGTTCGACACCAGCGGCGGCAAACTCCGGATCCGCACCAAGATCCGCGACGTCGACGGAATGACGATGAAAGATGTCATCATCGGTCCGTCGACCGTTACGGGCCAGGCCGACTTGGAGGCACTCGGACTCGGTCGGCTCTTCGACACACCCAAGCCAGTCTCCCTACTGGAGACGCTTGTGTCGGTCGCGACAGAGCCGGACGATATCGTGCTGGACTTCTTCGCCGGCTCGGCAGCGGCTGCGGAAGCGGTCATGCGCCGCAACGCTGACGATGGAGGCAACCGTCGATTCGTCATGGTCCAACTGGATGAGCCATGCGCTCCCGGCAGTCCCGCAGCCGATGAGGGCTATACGACGATTGCGGCTATCGGTCGAGAGCGGGTTCGGCGAGCCGGAGTCGCGCTTGTGAAGTCGGGGTTCGCCGGAGACACCGGGTTCCGTGCCCTAAGGCTGGACAGCAGTTCCCGCTCGGACGTCGAGCTCACGCCCGACGAGACCACCCAGGATGTCCTGCTCACGTTCGAAGCAACGGTGAAGCCGGATCGTACCGAGGAGGATCTTCTCTTCGACGCACTGCTCGACCTTGGCCTGGACCCCGGCCTGCCCATCGAGCAACAGCAGGCTGCAAATGGTGCGGTCATTTACAACGTCGATGACGGTGCGCTTCTGGCTTGCTTCTCCTCTGAGCTCGGCAGCGAACTACTCACGACAATCGGCAAGGCCGAACCGCTCCGCGCGATCGTCCGCGACTCGGCATTCGCCTCCGACTCCGAGCGGATCAACGCCGAGCAGCTCCTCAAGCAACTGAGCCCTAGCACGACCCTGGCGACGGTGTAG